In a single window of the Helicobacter felis ATCC 49179 genome:
- a CDS encoding diacylglycerol kinase — MKRILQAWLYSKAGLKAAFHDEPAFKQVVLLALLGFVGACFVAHTFSQFALLVLPGVLCVVVELLNSAIENAVDFTGTHQHPLAKKAKDMGSAAQLIALVFFALVWGAYFVF, encoded by the coding sequence ATGAAGCGCATTTTACAGGCATGGCTTTATTCAAAGGCAGGTTTAAAAGCAGCCTTTCATGACGAGCCGGCGTTTAAACAAGTGGTGTTGCTCGCACTTTTGGGCTTTGTGGGGGCGTGTTTTGTAGCGCATACCTTTAGCCAATTTGCCCTTTTAGTTCTGCCCGGGGTGTTGTGCGTGGTGGTGGAATTGCTCAATAGCGCCATTGAAAACGCCGTAGATTTCACCGGTACCCACCAACACCCCCTAGCCAAGAAGGCTAAGGATATGGGCAGTGCTGCCCAACTGATCGCTCTGGTGTTTTTCGCGCTCGTATGGGGGGCTTATTTTGTATTCTAG
- the gyrA gene encoding DNA gyrase subunit A → MGGLFCILGEVLQPKIEDIRIEESLKESYLDYSMSVIVGRALPDARDGLKPVHRRILYAMHELGLGSKVPYKKSARIVGDVIGKYHPHGDSAVYEALVRMAQDFSMRLPLVDGQGNFGSIDGDNAAAMRYTEARMAAPSEELLRDLDKDTIDFVSNYDSTLKEPDILPSRLPNLLINGSSGIAVGMATSIPPHRPDEIIDALIYVLENPQAELIDLVEIVQGPDFPTGGVVYGKAGILEAYTTGRGRIKVRAKSRVEKHNNRETIIIEEIPYQVNKAKLVEQISTLAKDKIVEGIAEVRDESDREGVRVVIELKKDAYSEIVLNHLYKSSNMEITFSIILLAIYNKEPRVFNLLELLKLFLVHRKSVVIRRTIHELEKAKARAHILEGLKVAMQHSEAVIALIKGSADAQGAKDLLMQTHHLSEEQSKAILDMRLQRLTGLEQEKIQQEHTQLQEKIALLEEILQNADKLNALIKEELLEVKEKFSTPRKTQIEEDYEGIGIEDLIAHEDMVVTISHKGYVKRVPLKVYEQQRRGGKGKNSGNTHEDDFIESFFIANTHDTILFITNTGQLHWLKVYKIPEMGRNAIGRALVNLIDLQPGESIKATIPTKDFDADKSLVFFTKNGIVKRTELSAFGRIRGGVRAIVLEEDDALVTAKIIDSSVQELFMASSKGMCIRFSVESVREMGRVARGVRGMRLREGDFVIGAGGVSSDEQKLLSVSSKGIGKQTLAGAYRAQGRGGLGVIGVKITPKTGHLVGIVSVDEGQDLMLLTKSGKMIRMPMETIRETGRNASGVKLVQMESDEVVYASTCPKEEVE, encoded by the coding sequence ATGGGGGGCTTATTTTGTATTCTAGGAGAAGTTTTGCAACCCAAGATTGAAGATATCCGCATTGAAGAATCCCTAAAAGAGAGTTATTTAGACTACTCTATGAGCGTGATTGTGGGGCGCGCTCTGCCTGACGCTAGAGATGGGCTAAAACCCGTGCACCGCCGCATTTTATACGCCATGCACGAGTTAGGTTTGGGTTCTAAAGTGCCCTATAAAAAAAGCGCGCGCATTGTGGGGGATGTGATCGGTAAATACCACCCCCATGGGGATAGTGCGGTTTATGAGGCCTTAGTGCGCATGGCACAAGACTTTTCTATGCGCTTGCCCCTAGTGGACGGGCAGGGCAATTTTGGCTCGATCGATGGAGATAATGCTGCAGCGATGCGCTACACTGAAGCGCGCATGGCAGCTCCTAGCGAGGAGCTTCTAAGAGACTTAGACAAAGACACCATCGACTTTGTGTCCAACTACGACAGCACTCTCAAAGAACCCGACATTCTGCCCAGCCGTCTGCCTAACTTGCTCATCAATGGCTCCAGTGGGATCGCTGTGGGGATGGCGACCTCCATCCCACCCCATCGCCCCGATGAAATCATCGATGCGTTGATTTATGTGCTAGAAAACCCCCAAGCTGAATTGATCGACCTTGTAGAGATCGTGCAGGGGCCAGATTTCCCCACCGGGGGCGTGGTCTATGGCAAGGCAGGGATTTTAGAGGCTTATACTACGGGGCGAGGGCGCATTAAAGTGCGCGCCAAGAGTCGGGTAGAAAAACACAATAACCGCGAGACAATTATTATTGAGGAAATCCCCTATCAGGTCAATAAAGCCAAGTTGGTCGAGCAGATCAGCACCCTAGCCAAAGACAAGATTGTAGAGGGCATTGCAGAGGTGCGCGATGAATCCGATCGCGAAGGGGTGCGTGTGGTCATTGAGCTGAAAAAAGACGCGTATTCTGAAATTGTGCTCAACCATCTTTACAAGTCTAGCAATATGGAGATCACCTTTAGTATTATCTTGCTAGCTATTTATAATAAAGAACCGCGTGTATTCAATCTCTTAGAGTTGCTGAAACTCTTCTTAGTCCATCGCAAAAGTGTGGTGATTCGGCGCACCATCCACGAACTAGAAAAAGCCAAAGCACGCGCGCACATCCTAGAGGGGCTAAAAGTTGCCATGCAACACAGCGAGGCGGTGATTGCTCTGATTAAGGGAAGCGCGGACGCGCAGGGGGCTAAGGACTTATTGATGCAAACCCACCATTTGAGCGAGGAGCAAAGCAAAGCCATTTTAGATATGCGCTTGCAACGCCTTACCGGGTTAGAACAAGAAAAAATCCAGCAAGAGCACACCCAGTTACAAGAAAAAATCGCGCTCTTAGAAGAGATTTTACAAAATGCAGACAAGCTCAACGCCTTGATCAAAGAGGAGCTTTTAGAGGTCAAAGAGAAATTTAGCACTCCAAGAAAAACCCAGATTGAAGAGGATTATGAGGGGATTGGCATTGAGGATTTGATCGCCCATGAGGACATGGTGGTAACCATCAGTCATAAGGGCTATGTGAAGCGTGTGCCTTTAAAAGTGTATGAACAGCAAAGGCGCGGAGGCAAGGGCAAAAACTCTGGCAACACCCACGAGGACGATTTTATCGAGTCTTTTTTCATCGCCAATACGCATGACACGATTCTATTCATCACCAACACCGGGCAACTCCATTGGCTCAAGGTGTATAAAATCCCTGAGATGGGGCGTAATGCGATTGGGCGCGCCTTGGTCAATTTGATCGACTTACAACCCGGGGAGAGTATCAAGGCGACCATTCCTACTAAGGATTTTGACGCGGATAAATCCCTTGTGTTTTTTACCAAAAATGGCATCGTCAAGCGCACAGAACTCAGCGCTTTTGGGCGCATTAGAGGGGGCGTGCGCGCCATTGTGTTAGAAGAGGATGACGCGCTAGTTACGGCTAAGATCATCGACTCTAGTGTGCAGGAACTCTTTATGGCCAGCTCTAAGGGGATGTGTATCCGCTTTAGTGTGGAGAGTGTGCGCGAGATGGGGCGTGTGGCTAGGGGGGTTAGAGGCATGCGCCTAAGAGAGGGGGATTTTGTGATCGGAGCGGGGGGGGTTAGCTCAGATGAGCAAAAGTTACTCAGTGTGAGTTCCAAGGGCATAGGCAAACAGACTCTAGCGGGGGCTTACCGCGCACAGGGGCGGGGCGGTTTGGGTGTGATTGGGGTCAAAATCACGCCCAAAACGGGTCATCTTGTGGGGATTGTGAGCGTGGATGAGGGGCAGGATTTGATGTTGCTTACCAAAAGCGGGAAGATGATTCGCATGCCTATGGAAACCATCCGCGAAACCGGGCGCAATGCTAGTGGGGTTAAGCTGGTGCAGATGGAAAGCGATGAGGTGGTCTATGCGAGCACCTGCCCTAAAGAAGAAGTCGAGTAA
- a CDS encoding sigma-54-dependent transcriptional regulator: MKIAIVEDDINMRKSLELFFSDQEDLEVVAFKSPKDALKALDESFELIITDINMPQMDGLEFLRKLEGRYEAIVITGNATLNKAIESIRLGVKDFFQKPFKPELLLESIYRSKKVLEFHKVHPVNKACKKEFFIATSQALEAVQKQALKAAATDASVFLQGPSGVGKEVFAHFIHENSKRKGAPFVAINMAAIPEHLLESELFGYEKGAFTDATTAKAGLFESAHKGSVFLDEISEMPLKLQSKLLRAIQEKEITRLGSHKPIKIDVRFIAATNTNIQEKINAKEFREDLFFRLHTIPLKIPPLRERKEEILPLAEWKLQEVLCAYDLGEKSFSEGAQECMLNYTWHGNIRELLSVVERAAILSEGVQISEKDLFLERS; encoded by the coding sequence ATGAAAATTGCCATTGTGGAAGATGACATCAACATGCGCAAGAGTTTAGAGCTTTTTTTTAGCGATCAGGAGGATTTAGAGGTGGTCGCCTTTAAAAGCCCTAAGGACGCGCTCAAAGCCCTAGATGAGAGTTTTGAGCTCATCATTACAGACATCAACATGCCCCAAATGGATGGGTTAGAATTTTTACGCAAGCTAGAGGGGCGTTATGAAGCCATTGTGATCACGGGAAATGCCACACTCAACAAAGCCATTGAATCGATTCGCTTAGGGGTGAAAGACTTTTTTCAAAAGCCCTTTAAGCCCGAATTGCTTTTAGAGTCTATTTATCGCAGTAAAAAGGTGCTAGAGTTTCACAAAGTCCACCCCGTCAACAAAGCTTGTAAAAAGGAATTTTTTATCGCCACTTCGCAGGCTTTAGAGGCGGTGCAAAAACAAGCCCTCAAGGCAGCAGCCACAGATGCGAGCGTGTTTTTACAAGGACCTAGTGGGGTGGGCAAAGAAGTGTTTGCCCACTTTATCCACGAGAACTCTAAGCGCAAGGGCGCGCCCTTTGTGGCGATCAACATGGCAGCAATCCCGGAACATCTTTTGGAATCTGAACTCTTTGGCTATGAAAAGGGGGCATTCACGGACGCCACCACTGCCAAAGCAGGGCTCTTTGAGAGTGCGCATAAGGGGAGCGTGTTTTTAGATGAGATCAGCGAGATGCCTTTGAAATTGCAAAGCAAGCTTTTAAGGGCGATCCAAGAAAAGGAGATCACGAGGTTAGGCAGTCATAAGCCCATTAAAATTGATGTGCGTTTCATCGCTGCGACCAATACTAACATTCAAGAAAAGATCAATGCCAAAGAATTTAGGGAGGATTTGTTTTTTCGCCTGCACACTATCCCGCTTAAAATCCCCCCTTTAAGGGAGCGCAAGGAAGAGATTTTACCCTTAGCGGAATGGAAACTACAAGAAGTGCTGTGCGCCTATGATTTGGGAGAGAAAAGTTTTAGTGAGGGGGCGCAGGAATGTATGCTCAATTACACATGGCATGGCAATATCCGTGAACTACTCTCTGTGGTGGAGAGGGCGGCGATTTTGAGCGAAGGGGTACAAATTAGCGAAAAGGATCTCTTTTTAGAGAGAAGTTAA
- the cysK gene encoding cysteine synthase A — translation MVYTNALELIGHTPVLKTSHLLEEGSADFFVKLEKFNPGGSVKDRAALGMIEQAEKDGRLTKGMTIIEPTSGNTGIALALMGLLKGYRVVIVMPETMSIERRELIRAYGAELILTEGAKGTKGAIDKALELGQQEGYFIPQQFENPANPQKHYDTTAQEILKDLPNVDAVVLGVGTGGTIAGVGRKFKEQNHHAKIIAVEPAQSPILSGGTHSPHKIQGIGVGFVPGNYDKSVVDEVIAVDERDAMHTAKLFGEKEGILVGISSGAAIFAGLQVARRLGKGKSVLAIAPDGGEKYISTGLYDAGLGL, via the coding sequence ATGGTTTATACGAATGCTTTGGAACTCATCGGGCACACCCCCGTTTTGAAAACGAGCCACCTTTTAGAAGAGGGCTCGGCGGATTTCTTTGTCAAGTTAGAAAAGTTTAATCCGGGTGGGAGTGTCAAGGATCGTGCCGCTTTGGGAATGATTGAGCAAGCAGAAAAGGACGGGCGACTCACTAAGGGAATGACCATTATTGAGCCCACCAGTGGGAATACGGGAATCGCTTTAGCTTTGATGGGACTGCTCAAGGGTTATAGAGTGGTGATTGTGATGCCTGAGACGATGAGCATTGAGAGGCGCGAACTCATTAGGGCTTATGGGGCGGAACTCATTTTAACAGAGGGGGCAAAGGGCACTAAGGGGGCGATTGATAAAGCCCTAGAGCTAGGACAACAAGAGGGCTATTTTATCCCTCAACAATTTGAAAACCCCGCTAACCCCCAAAAACACTACGACACCACGGCACAGGAAATTTTAAAAGATTTACCCAATGTAGACGCGGTGGTGTTGGGTGTGGGCACGGGGGGCACGATCGCAGGCGTGGGGCGCAAATTTAAAGAGCAGAATCACCACGCTAAGATCATTGCGGTAGAACCCGCCCAATCGCCCATCTTAAGCGGAGGCACGCACAGCCCGCATAAGATTCAAGGGATCGGCGTGGGCTTTGTGCCGGGTAATTACGATAAAAGCGTAGTCGATGAGGTGATTGCCGTAGATGAGCGCGATGCGATGCACACCGCTAAACTCTTTGGAGAAAAGGAGGGGATTTTAGTGGGTATTTCTTCAGGGGCAGCCATTTTTGCCGGGTTGCAGGTAGCACGCAGATTAGGCAAGGGGAAATCCGTCTTAGCCATTGCCCCTGATGGAGGAGAAAAATACATCTCCACTGGACTTTATGATGCTGGACTTGGATTATAG
- the epsC gene encoding serine O-acetyltransferase EpsC: protein MLDLDYSLERALQQDPAARNKWEVLLLYPGIHALLAHRLAHALHKRRFFFIARALSQLVRFITGIEIHPGAQIGRGLFIDHGMGVVIGETTQIGDDVTIYHGVTLGGTGKLKGKRHPTLGDRVVVGAGAKVLGAITIGDDVKIGANAVVVSDLPNGATAVGTKAKTITKE from the coding sequence ATGCTGGACTTGGATTATAGCCTAGAGCGCGCTTTGCAACAAGACCCCGCTGCGCGCAATAAATGGGAGGTGTTGTTGCTCTATCCGGGAATCCATGCCCTGTTGGCTCACCGCCTAGCCCACGCTTTGCACAAGCGTAGATTCTTTTTTATCGCCCGTGCCCTCTCGCAGTTGGTGCGCTTTATCACCGGGATAGAAATCCACCCGGGCGCACAGATTGGACGGGGCTTATTCATCGATCACGGTATGGGTGTGGTGATTGGGGAAACCACCCAAATAGGCGATGATGTAACCATTTATCACGGGGTAACTTTGGGAGGCACGGGCAAGCTCAAGGGCAAACGCCACCCCACTTTGGGCGATCGCGTGGTGGTGGGAGCGGGCGCAAAGGTTTTAGGGGCTATCACGATCGGGGATGATGTCAAAATCGGCGCGAATGCGGTGGTAGTTTCAGATTTGCCCAACGGAGCGACAGCAGTGGGCACAAAGGCTAAGACCATCACAAAGGAATAG
- the selD gene encoding selenide, water dikinase SelD: MGLEDLKQITAQLTQPRLKGVVLDFSDKDDCGAIQVGSSLLVQSVDVIPPVVDDPYTYGQIATANALSDVFAKGARAISALSILAWDQEHVSLESVQAIMQGSLDKLNECACPLLGGHSLADVEQKYGLSITGAVQKSLWRNDGAQVGDAIILTKPLGSGIITTALKRKILKEAPQAIASMAALNLSAMECLLNFGVHACTDVTGFGLVGHLCEMLNPAISIEINTGTIPLLEGALELAKQGVYPGGSVANKKALQARVQSQSKLPNILFYDAQTSGGLLVAIGAKEAQECLHALHDRSIQARLIGVCVPKSTFEIGLY; encoded by the coding sequence GTGGGTCTGGAAGACCTCAAACAAATTACCGCCCAGCTCACACAACCTCGTTTAAAAGGCGTTGTATTAGACTTCAGCGATAAAGATGATTGTGGAGCGATACAAGTGGGAAGCTCCTTGCTCGTGCAAAGCGTGGATGTGATCCCCCCTGTAGTCGATGATCCCTATACTTATGGGCAGATCGCTACGGCGAATGCGCTCAGTGATGTTTTTGCTAAGGGCGCGCGTGCGATCAGCGCGCTAAGTATTTTGGCTTGGGATCAAGAACATGTGAGCTTGGAGAGTGTGCAAGCGATCATGCAAGGCTCTTTAGACAAACTTAATGAGTGCGCTTGCCCGCTCTTGGGTGGGCATAGTCTAGCTGATGTGGAGCAGAAATACGGGCTCAGTATTACCGGGGCTGTGCAAAAATCTTTATGGCGCAATGATGGCGCGCAGGTGGGAGATGCGATCATTTTGACTAAACCTTTGGGCAGTGGGATCATCACCACCGCGCTAAAACGCAAAATCTTAAAAGAAGCACCCCAAGCGATCGCTAGCATGGCGGCATTGAACCTTAGTGCTATGGAGTGTTTGTTAAATTTTGGCGTGCATGCCTGCACGGATGTAACCGGTTTTGGGCTAGTGGGACATTTGTGCGAAATGCTTAATCCCGCAATTTCCATAGAGATCAACACGGGCACGATCCCCCTTTTAGAAGGGGCTTTGGAATTAGCTAAACAAGGTGTGTATCCGGGAGGAAGTGTTGCCAACAAAAAAGCCCTGCAGGCGCGTGTGCAGAGCCAAAGTAAACTCCCTAATATACTTTTTTATGATGCGCAGACTTCTGGAGGGTTGCTAGTAGCCATAGGGGCTAAAGAGGCGCAAGAGTGCCTACACGCTTTGCACGATCGAAGCATCCAAGCGCGTTTAATCGGGGTGTGTGTCCCCAAAAGCACTTTTGAGATTGGTTTGTATTAA
- a CDS encoding DUF5718 family protein, with protein MEKFIGLGVVGNFARHLEQAGEIHTFINMKHIEKDAPKGLFPFYLPYDQGYLGRYCMDNHRIILTPEMAHLHVQAEPEIALECEILYDKEGFVKSVVPSHFMAFNDTSIRNLQADKLSQKKNFSKGSKGMGEKLLIDRFVYGGVCNDYSIASFLTREGQTHVYGENSKLVKYEYFYDKLLSWIVEMCNTQKEEGSLEDLQEVLRSQHLTSKCIITIGATPYMPFAQENFLQQGDVVTIIAYNHRRYSFEHIFEVVSNQQLGVARLKAVSYIQQEVVLEDNSL; from the coding sequence ATGGAAAAATTTATCGGTTTAGGGGTTGTGGGAAATTTTGCAAGGCATTTAGAACAAGCGGGTGAAATCCATACTTTCATCAATATGAAGCACATTGAAAAAGACGCACCTAAGGGGCTTTTTCCTTTTTATCTTCCTTATGATCAGGGGTATTTGGGGCGTTATTGCATGGATAATCACCGCATTATTTTGACTCCAGAAATGGCGCATTTGCATGTGCAAGCCGAGCCAGAAATCGCCCTAGAATGTGAAATCCTTTATGACAAAGAAGGGTTTGTAAAAAGCGTGGTGCCCAGCCATTTTATGGCTTTTAATGATACTTCGATTCGCAACTTGCAGGCAGACAAACTTTCTCAAAAGAAAAACTTTTCTAAAGGGTCTAAGGGTATGGGTGAGAAGTTGCTCATCGATCGCTTTGTTTATGGGGGAGTGTGCAATGATTATTCCATCGCTTCGTTCTTAACTAGAGAGGGCCAAACTCATGTCTATGGGGAAAATTCTAAATTGGTCAAATACGAGTATTTCTACGACAAACTTTTAAGCTGGATTGTGGAAATGTGCAACACTCAAAAAGAAGAGGGAAGTTTAGAAGATTTGCAAGAGGTGTTGCGATCCCAGCACTTAACCTCTAAATGCATCATCACTATTGGAGCAACCCCCTACATGCCCTTTGCGCAAGAAAACTTTTTACAACAGGGCGATGTAGTAACCATCATCGCTTATAACCACCGCCGTTATAGCTTTGAGCACATTTTTGAAGTGGTGTCTAACCAACAGCTGGGCGTGGCCCGTCTTAAAGCTGTGTCCTATATCCAACAGGAGGTCGTATTAGAAGACAATTCACTCTAA
- a CDS encoding 7-cyano-7-deazaguanine synthase, with protein MKALALFSGGLDSLLSMHLVASQGIEVIALHFNIGFGGNKDKREYLEKASAQVGAQLLLCDIQEQFFDEVLFKPKYGYGKYFNPCIDCHANMFRQAFYKLLELQADFVISGEVLGQRPKSQRKEALGQVQQLVRNFGAEECFDGILDREGNNPNKPQFLDQLLLRPMSAQLLEPSFMEKQGWLDRSKLWDVQGRSRVRQLAKIKELGLEHYENPSGGCLLTDLSVSQKLKDLQAHRQNTQQKMVVQDNLLVKVGRYMVVGGARCVVARNELENTKLDIQHPLMDRIELLDCKGPLGLVEKHASIEEKNLAARIVLGYGKSQADTLYRVQVGDTVLHLNPLHREEAQKYLFMG; from the coding sequence ATGAAAGCCTTAGCCTTATTTAGTGGGGGATTAGATAGTTTATTATCCATGCACTTGGTGGCTTCTCAAGGGATTGAGGTGATCGCCCTGCATTTTAATATCGGGTTTGGGGGCAATAAGGACAAAAGAGAATACCTAGAAAAAGCTAGCGCGCAAGTGGGTGCGCAGTTGCTTTTGTGCGACATTCAAGAACAGTTTTTTGATGAGGTGCTTTTTAAGCCCAAATACGGCTATGGTAAATACTTTAACCCCTGCATTGACTGCCATGCCAACATGTTTAGGCAAGCCTTTTACAAACTCTTAGAATTACAAGCGGATTTTGTGATCAGTGGGGAGGTTTTAGGGCAAAGACCTAAGAGTCAGCGCAAGGAGGCGTTAGGGCAAGTCCAACAACTCGTGCGCAATTTTGGGGCTGAAGAGTGCTTTGATGGGATTTTGGATCGAGAGGGTAACAACCCTAATAAGCCCCAATTTTTAGATCAACTTTTACTCAGACCCATGAGCGCGCAACTACTAGAGCCTAGCTTTATGGAAAAACAAGGCTGGCTAGATCGTTCTAAACTTTGGGATGTGCAGGGGCGTAGTCGTGTGCGGCAACTAGCCAAGATCAAAGAACTTGGGCTAGAGCATTATGAAAACCCTAGCGGGGGGTGTCTGCTTACAGATTTGAGTGTGAGTCAAAAACTTAAAGACCTCCAAGCCCACCGCCAAAACACCCAACAAAAAATGGTCGTCCAAGATAATTTGCTTGTCAAAGTGGGGCGTTACATGGTGGTGGGGGGGGCGCGCTGCGTGGTGGCACGCAATGAGCTAGAAAATACCAAACTAGATATTCAACACCCCTTGATGGATCGCATCGAATTGCTAGATTGCAAGGGACCATTAGGACTGGTAGAAAAACACGCCAGCATAGAGGAAAAGAATTTGGCTGCGCGCATTGTGCTAGGGTATGGTAAAAGCCAAGCTGATACACTCTATCGTGTGCAAGTAGGGGATACAGTGTTACATTTAAATCCTCTGCATAGAGAAGAGGCACAAAAATATCTTTTCATGGGTTGA
- the dnaG gene encoding DNA primase, whose translation MITQESLEQLKQVADIVAVTQNYLELKRAGNLYVAICPFHNEKTPSFTINPMRNNFKCFGCGKYGNAITFVMEYEQLDFVEAVQKLANMFSISLQYTTTQPKHPQELDLLEEMTRCYEGLLKHHKEAQDYLASRDVQAKSVQEFRLGFCVGSRVLEQIQCQRLDRQALLELGVLGQDERGRIYARFHNRLIFPIHNPNGKIVGFGGRILQPQANVAKYINSPQSALFNKSKLLYGYFQARQDIAKSQKLILTEGYLDVILLHQAGFKSAVATLGTALTEQHLPLIERFNPDVVVGYDGDKAGRAAALKGAKMLAQANRLGGVVLFENGLDPADMITQGQVEGISALLNKPIPFAEYVIRAIYERIDRLDPLFKQKALQEMLDFIQTLSPLLQADYRDTIAHLLGIPPTLVSVARHKEAQPSKWTNAPKLQQNESRYVTEALILKYLISDPALLERVRPFLEMAFFKVLNNELLALLAGKHQDPRLLHILLDSRLPMHEHGFKEEFIKFLLVSYKEQRQQINTLYSNLDAKERMQMFIDLGIKIKQLRDRKGDYYESLSLI comes from the coding sequence ATGATCACCCAAGAATCCCTAGAACAGCTTAAGCAGGTTGCTGACATTGTGGCTGTAACGCAAAATTACCTAGAACTCAAGAGGGCGGGTAATCTTTATGTGGCTATCTGCCCTTTCCATAATGAAAAGACCCCTAGTTTTACTATCAATCCCATGCGCAATAATTTCAAATGTTTTGGGTGTGGCAAGTATGGCAATGCGATCACCTTTGTGATGGAATACGAGCAATTGGATTTTGTAGAAGCGGTGCAAAAGCTCGCCAACATGTTTTCTATCTCTTTGCAATACACCACCACCCAACCTAAACACCCCCAAGAATTAGACCTCTTAGAGGAAATGACGCGTTGTTATGAGGGATTGCTAAAGCACCACAAGGAGGCGCAGGATTATTTAGCAAGTAGGGATGTGCAGGCTAAAAGTGTGCAAGAGTTCCGTTTAGGCTTTTGTGTAGGATCGCGGGTGTTAGAGCAGATTCAATGCCAGAGATTGGATAGGCAAGCCCTTTTAGAGCTAGGAGTTTTAGGGCAGGATGAGAGGGGGAGAATCTACGCGCGCTTTCATAACCGCCTGATCTTTCCTATCCATAATCCCAATGGAAAAATCGTAGGTTTTGGGGGGCGGATTTTACAACCCCAAGCCAATGTAGCTAAATATATCAACTCCCCTCAAAGCGCGTTGTTCAATAAGTCTAAATTACTCTATGGTTATTTCCAAGCACGCCAAGATATCGCCAAAAGCCAAAAACTCATCTTAACAGAAGGGTATTTAGATGTGATCTTGCTCCATCAAGCCGGCTTTAAAAGCGCAGTTGCCACTCTAGGCACAGCTCTAACCGAACAACACTTGCCCCTCATTGAGCGTTTTAATCCGGATGTGGTGGTGGGTTATGATGGGGATAAGGCGGGCAGAGCAGCTGCGCTTAAGGGGGCTAAAATGCTCGCACAAGCCAATAGATTGGGGGGGGTGGTGTTATTTGAAAATGGCTTAGACCCAGCAGATATGATTACCCAAGGGCAGGTGGAGGGAATAAGCGCGCTATTAAACAAACCTATCCCTTTTGCTGAGTATGTAATACGCGCCATTTATGAGCGCATCGATCGCCTTGACCCCTTGTTTAAACAAAAAGCTTTGCAGGAAATGTTGGATTTTATCCAAACTCTCTCTCCACTACTGCAAGCAGATTATCGCGACACCATCGCACATCTTTTAGGCATCCCACCCACTCTTGTATCTGTGGCACGCCATAAAGAAGCCCAGCCTTCCAAATGGACAAATGCGCCAAAACTCCAACAAAACGAATCCAGATACGTTACAGAAGCTTTGATTCTCAAGTATTTAATAAGTGATCCAGCTTTATTGGAGCGCGTGCGCCCGTTCTTAGAAATGGCGTTCTTTAAGGTTTTAAACAATGAATTGCTGGCCTTATTAGCGGGCAAACACCAAGACCCTAGATTACTCCATATTCTTCTAGATTCAAGACTACCTATGCACGAACATGGATTTAAGGAGGAGTTTATCAAATTTTTACTCGTAAGTTATAAAGAGCAACGCCAACAGATCAATACGCTCTATTCGAATTTAGACGCTAAGGAGCGCATGCAAATGTTTATAGATTTGGGTATTAAAATAAAACAACTAAGGGATAGAAAAGGAGACTATTATGAAAGCCTTAGCCTTATTTAG
- the groES gene encoding co-chaperone GroES, translating into MFKPLGERVLVERLEEEKKTASGIIIPDNAKEKPQMGVVKAVSHKISEGCKCLKEGDVVAFGKYKGTEIVLDGKEFMVLELEDVLGVVDSCCHGHGHHKGDHKHEGNCCHNH; encoded by the coding sequence ATGTTTAAACCATTAGGCGAAAGAGTGCTAGTTGAAAGACTAGAGGAAGAAAAAAAGACCGCTTCTGGGATTATTATTCCTGACAATGCGAAAGAAAAACCCCAAATGGGCGTAGTGAAAGCAGTGAGCCATAAAATCAGCGAAGGTTGCAAATGCCTTAAAGAAGGCGATGTGGTGGCTTTTGGCAAATACAAAGGCACAGAGATCGTATTAGATGGTAAGGAATTTATGGTTTTAGAACTTGAAGATGTGCTAGGCGTGGTGGATTCTTGCTGTCATGGGCATGGACACCACAAAGGCGATCATAAACACGAGGGCAACTGCTGCCACAATCACTAA